The Agrococcus carbonis genome has a window encoding:
- a CDS encoding nucleoside hydrolase, with amino-acid sequence MTTVLLDVDTGIDDALAILTAALSNEIDLVGCTVTWGNVDVEQGARNTSEVLHLAGHGDVPVAIGAAGPRDGRPAVFSPEVHGADGLGGCADTAHVPALSPESAVELMLRLSHEHAGSLEIVAVGPLTNLAAALDADPTLPERIRQVTIMGGAALAPGNVSETAEANIWHDPDAAQVVFDAPWELTMVGLDVTMTSLITDEHRARLAAGGEIGRFCDRILDFYLRYYEGYTGERASGNHDALALAVATGLVRTTLSPIVDVRVDCSDGPARGRTVTELEGEWGQWPEPEGARHRVVMEVEPGFEERMVDLLAGA; translated from the coding sequence GTGACCACTGTGCTGCTCGACGTCGACACGGGCATCGACGACGCCCTCGCCATCCTCACCGCCGCGCTCTCGAACGAGATCGACCTCGTCGGCTGCACCGTCACGTGGGGGAACGTCGACGTCGAGCAGGGGGCGCGCAACACCTCCGAGGTGCTGCACCTCGCGGGCCACGGCGACGTGCCGGTCGCGATCGGCGCCGCCGGCCCCCGCGACGGGCGCCCCGCCGTCTTCTCGCCCGAGGTGCACGGCGCCGACGGGCTGGGCGGATGCGCCGACACGGCCCACGTGCCCGCGCTCAGCCCGGAGAGCGCGGTCGAGCTCATGCTGCGGCTGAGCCACGAGCACGCCGGCTCCCTCGAGATCGTCGCGGTCGGGCCGCTCACGAACCTCGCCGCGGCGCTCGACGCCGACCCGACGCTGCCGGAGCGCATCCGGCAGGTGACGATCATGGGCGGTGCGGCGCTCGCCCCGGGCAACGTGAGCGAGACCGCCGAGGCCAACATCTGGCACGACCCCGATGCCGCGCAGGTCGTCTTCGACGCGCCGTGGGAGCTCACGATGGTGGGGCTCGACGTGACGATGACGTCGCTCATCACCGACGAGCACCGCGCGCGGCTCGCCGCGGGCGGCGAGATCGGGCGGTTCTGCGACCGCATCCTCGACTTCTACCTGCGCTACTACGAGGGCTACACGGGCGAGCGTGCCTCGGGCAACCACGACGCGCTCGCGCTCGCGGTCGCGACGGGCCTCGTGCGCACGACGCTCTCGCCGATCGTCGACGTGCGGGTCGACTGCTCGGACGGCCCGGCGCGCGGCCGCACGGTCACCGAGCTCGAGGGGGAGTGGGGCCAGTGGCCCGAGCCCGAGGGCGCGCGGCACCGCGTCGTGATGGAGGTCGAGCCGGGCTTCGAGGAGCGCATGGTCGACCTGCTCGCCGGCGCCTGA
- a CDS encoding GNAT family N-acetyltransferase has translation MRISLRPLADDDLDTLFAWERDASAVELAAFTREDPSDRAAFDAHYRRVRANPENTMLAIEADGRFVGTIASFTIEGDREVSYWVDPAEWGRGIASAALQAFLEVERTRPLHARVAAHNGGSATVLRRCGFVRHGEETSFAPGLGRDVVEHLYRLD, from the coding sequence GTGAGGATCAGCCTCCGGCCGCTCGCCGACGACGACCTCGACACGCTCTTCGCCTGGGAGCGGGACGCCTCGGCCGTCGAGCTCGCGGCGTTCACGCGCGAGGACCCGAGCGATCGCGCCGCCTTCGACGCCCACTACCGGCGCGTGCGCGCGAACCCCGAGAACACGATGCTCGCGATCGAGGCGGACGGCCGGTTCGTCGGCACGATCGCGAGCTTCACGATCGAGGGCGACCGGGAGGTGAGCTACTGGGTCGATCCGGCCGAGTGGGGCCGGGGCATCGCGAGCGCCGCGCTGCAGGCGTTCCTCGAGGTCGAGCGCACGCGACCGCTGCACGCGCGCGTCGCCGCGCACAACGGCGGCTCGGCGACGGTGCTGCGCCGCTGCGGGTTCGTGCGGCACGGGGAGGAGACCTCGTTCGCGCCGGGCCTCGGCCGCGACGTGGTCGAGCACCTGTACCGGCTCGACTGA
- a CDS encoding MalY/PatB family protein yields MTNPFEQVPLAELRERTSIKWRFFEPDVLPMWVAEMDVLPAEAVTRAVHDAMRRGDTGYPAGTAYAAAFARFADDRWGATVDVPRTALVSDVMMGAFELIRLLTPPGGSVIVTSPVYPPFHAYSRHAERAVVEAPLGDDLRLDVAAIEDACARAGDAGAVLLLCNPHNPTGIVHTRAELEAVAQVTARYGVRVISDEVHAPLTFDATFTPYWSVDPRGLSLTSASKAFNLAGLRTALIVGGAGTGEDLAGIAEVVSHGPSHIASIAHVAAFDEGRDWLDAVLAGLRDNRALLASALAEHAPTIRWRPGEATFLAWLDCRGTRVADPDARADPGYVGLSAGPAKAFLEQARVGLSAGEAFGTGGENHVRCNLGTRPDVIVEAVRRMGAVA; encoded by the coding sequence ATGACGAACCCGTTCGAGCAGGTGCCCCTCGCCGAGCTGCGCGAGCGCACGAGCATCAAGTGGCGCTTCTTCGAGCCCGACGTGCTGCCCATGTGGGTCGCCGAGATGGACGTGCTGCCGGCCGAGGCGGTCACGCGCGCCGTGCACGACGCGATGCGGCGCGGCGACACCGGCTACCCCGCCGGCACCGCCTACGCCGCGGCGTTCGCGCGCTTCGCCGACGACCGCTGGGGCGCGACCGTCGACGTGCCGCGCACGGCGCTCGTGAGCGACGTGATGATGGGCGCGTTCGAGCTCATCCGGCTGCTGACGCCGCCGGGCGGCTCGGTGATCGTCACGAGCCCCGTCTACCCGCCGTTCCACGCCTACTCGCGGCACGCCGAGCGCGCGGTCGTCGAGGCGCCGCTCGGCGACGACCTGCGGCTCGACGTGGCCGCGATCGAGGATGCGTGCGCTCGCGCCGGCGACGCGGGCGCCGTGCTGCTGCTGTGCAACCCGCACAACCCCACCGGCATCGTGCACACGCGCGCCGAGCTCGAGGCGGTCGCGCAGGTCACCGCGCGCTACGGGGTGCGGGTGATCTCGGACGAGGTGCACGCGCCGCTCACGTTCGACGCGACGTTCACGCCCTACTGGAGCGTCGACCCGCGCGGCCTGTCGCTCACGAGCGCGTCGAAGGCGTTCAACCTCGCGGGGCTGCGCACCGCGCTCATCGTCGGCGGCGCCGGGACCGGCGAGGATCTCGCGGGCATCGCCGAGGTCGTGAGCCACGGCCCCTCGCACATCGCATCCATCGCCCACGTCGCCGCGTTCGACGAAGGCCGCGACTGGCTCGACGCCGTGCTCGCGGGGCTGCGCGACAACCGCGCCCTGCTCGCGAGCGCGCTCGCCGAGCACGCGCCGACGATCCGCTGGCGGCCGGGCGAGGCGACCTTCCTCGCGTGGCTCGACTGCCGCGGCACGCGCGTCGCCGATCCGGATGCGCGCGCCGACCCGGGCTACGTCGGCCTCTCGGCAGGCCCCGCGAAGGCGTTCCTCGAGCAGGCGCGCGTGGGCCTGAGCGCCGGCGAGGCCTTCGGCACCGGCGGCGAGAACCACGTGCGGTGCAACCTCGGCACGCGACCCGACGTGATCGTCGAGGCCGTGCGGCGGATGGGTGCGGTCGCGTGA
- a CDS encoding beta-class carbonic anhydrase, with product MESAFDDLLAHNRTYAESFDLQGFDGVARSGVAMVTCMDSRIDPLGMIGLKPGDAKIMRNPGGRATERTLVALVLGVNLLGVNRILLVQHTRCAMASKSERELLADISDASGTDASWLDLGAIEHQRLAIIEDVHRVRSHPLIGERAQVGGFLYDVDTGLMEQVA from the coding sequence ATGGAATCTGCCTTCGACGACCTGCTCGCGCACAACCGCACCTACGCCGAGTCCTTCGACCTCCAGGGCTTCGACGGCGTCGCGCGGTCGGGCGTCGCGATGGTGACCTGCATGGACTCGCGCATCGACCCCCTCGGCATGATCGGGCTCAAGCCCGGCGACGCCAAGATCATGCGCAACCCCGGCGGCCGCGCGACCGAGCGCACCCTCGTCGCGCTCGTACTGGGCGTCAACCTGCTCGGCGTGAACCGGATCCTGCTCGTGCAGCACACGCGCTGCGCGATGGCCTCGAAGTCGGAGCGCGAGCTGCTCGCCGACATCTCCGACGCATCCGGCACCGACGCCTCGTGGCTCGACCTCGGCGCGATCGAGCACCAGCGCCTCGCGATCATCGAGGACGTGCACCGCGTGCGGTCGCACCCGCTCATCGGCGAGCGCGCGCAGGTCGGCGGCTTCCTGTACGACGTCGACACGGGGCTCATGGAGCAGGTCGCCTGA
- a CDS encoding nucleoside triphosphate pyrophosphohydrolase family protein: MEMRAAAERIDAISRRYAEIYGFERDPDWLVLKLQEEVGELVQAYLAKTGRQRDKGHSPEEIDRRFALELADAVGMLLALAHATGVDIEQAIDDKWLVWDRRVSQRSGEADAPAAD; encoded by the coding sequence ATGGAGATGCGCGCGGCCGCTGAGCGGATCGATGCGATCTCGCGTCGCTACGCGGAGATCTACGGCTTCGAGCGGGATCCCGACTGGCTCGTGCTCAAGCTGCAGGAGGAGGTCGGCGAGCTCGTGCAGGCCTACCTCGCGAAGACCGGCCGCCAGCGCGACAAGGGGCACAGCCCCGAGGAGATCGACCGGCGCTTCGCGCTCGAGCTCGCGGATGCGGTGGGCATGCTGCTCGCGCTCGCGCACGCGACGGGCGTCGACATCGAGCAGGCGATCGACGACAAGTGGCTCGTGTGGGATCGCCGCGTGTCGCAGCGCTCGGGCGAGGCCGACGCCCCCGCCGCCGACTGA
- a CDS encoding FAD-dependent monooxygenase: MTQTAIIVGAGLGGLAAARALEAAGWQVRVLEAGPEVRTFGAGITLTANGLAALDELGVGDAVRDAAVRQLPEGVFTDQGSPLQQGFRTDSSALHAIHRGTLLELLRGDREVETGMRVVSATDASAGGRASVTIEHGAADPDSSDARSERERRRDRARGTKVGRRIHRLLEPGDEPIDRKAEARATKAQVRALRDGRFETIEADLVVGADGIDSAVRRALWPKARTDYSGATTWFGVVQAEADSPSGTRQYLGRRAEFGMEPIDGGRVYWWGMARAPMGGRADDEVAAALRQFDDWAPEVRDHIAATPLAGIARRDLWSLATRLRSFHRPGVVLVGDAAHAMLPTLGQGGSMAFEDAATLGVLLEDHGFERALEEYDRARVDRTQRLQRLAQRVARSTTRTRSPLLVGARNGALNLMPALATEIAVDWVLAWRSPRHTE; encoded by the coding sequence ATGACGCAGACCGCCATCATCGTCGGTGCAGGACTCGGCGGGCTCGCCGCCGCCCGCGCGCTCGAGGCCGCCGGCTGGCAGGTGCGGGTGCTCGAGGCGGGCCCCGAGGTGCGCACCTTCGGTGCCGGCATCACGCTCACCGCCAACGGGCTCGCCGCGCTCGACGAGCTCGGCGTCGGCGACGCGGTGCGCGATGCCGCCGTGCGGCAGCTGCCCGAGGGCGTCTTCACCGACCAGGGATCGCCGCTGCAGCAGGGCTTCCGCACCGACAGCAGCGCGCTCCACGCCATCCACCGCGGCACCCTGCTCGAGCTGCTGCGCGGCGATCGCGAGGTCGAGACGGGCATGCGGGTGGTGTCGGCGACGGATGCGTCGGCCGGCGGCCGCGCGTCCGTCACGATCGAGCACGGCGCTGCCGACCCCGACTCGAGCGACGCGCGCAGCGAGCGCGAGCGGCGGCGCGACCGGGCCCGCGGCACCAAGGTGGGCCGGCGCATCCACCGCCTGCTCGAGCCTGGCGACGAGCCGATCGACCGCAAGGCCGAGGCGCGCGCGACGAAGGCGCAGGTGCGGGCGCTCCGCGACGGGCGCTTCGAGACGATCGAGGCCGACCTCGTCGTCGGCGCCGACGGCATCGACTCGGCGGTGCGCCGGGCGCTGTGGCCGAAGGCGCGCACCGACTACTCGGGCGCGACCACGTGGTTCGGCGTCGTGCAGGCCGAGGCCGACTCGCCCTCGGGCACCCGGCAGTACCTGGGGCGGCGGGCCGAGTTCGGCATGGAGCCGATCGACGGCGGGCGCGTCTACTGGTGGGGCATGGCGCGCGCGCCCATGGGCGGCAGGGCCGATGACGAGGTCGCGGCGGCGCTGCGGCAGTTCGACGACTGGGCTCCCGAGGTGCGCGACCACATCGCCGCGACGCCGCTCGCGGGCATCGCGCGGCGCGACCTGTGGTCGCTCGCGACGCGGCTGCGGTCGTTCCACCGGCCCGGCGTCGTGCTCGTCGGCGACGCGGCGCACGCGATGCTGCCCACGCTCGGGCAGGGCGGCAGCATGGCGTTCGAGGACGCCGCGACGCTCGGCGTGCTGCTCGAGGATCACGGGTTCGAGCGCGCGCTCGAGGAGTACGACCGCGCGCGCGTCGACCGCACGCAGCGCCTCCAGCGGCTCGCGCAGCGCGTCGCCCGCAGCACGACCCGCACGCGCAGCCCGCTGCTCGTCGGGGCGCGGAACGGCGCGCTCAACCTCATGCCGGCGCTCGCGACCGAGATCGCCGTCGACTGGGTGCTCGCGTGGCGCTCGCCCCGCCACACGGAGTGA
- a CDS encoding NUDIX hydrolase has product MGVITVSAVCFERADGAVLTVRKRGTEAWMLPGGKPEADETAAECAVREVLEELGVEIAIAAIEPMGEFVTTAANEAGFALHASVFRTRAAIDPQPRAEIEAMRWIDPAVGIDDPAEAPLNRELIFPALVAERAVGRGPSGVEGAAR; this is encoded by the coding sequence ATGGGCGTCATCACCGTGTCGGCGGTCTGCTTCGAGCGCGCCGACGGCGCCGTGCTCACCGTGCGCAAGCGCGGCACGGAAGCGTGGATGCTGCCGGGCGGCAAGCCCGAGGCCGACGAGACGGCCGCCGAGTGCGCGGTGCGCGAGGTGCTCGAGGAGCTCGGCGTCGAGATCGCGATCGCGGCGATCGAGCCGATGGGCGAGTTCGTGACGACCGCTGCCAACGAGGCGGGCTTCGCGCTGCACGCGAGCGTCTTCCGCACGCGCGCGGCGATCGACCCGCAGCCGCGCGCCGAGATCGAGGCGATGCGCTGGATCGACCCGGCGGTCGGCATCGACGACCCCGCGGAGGCGCCGCTCAACCGCGAGCTGATCTTCCCGGCGCTCGTGGCCGAGCGCGCGGTGGGCCGCGGCCCGTCGGGGGTCGAGGGCGCTGCGCGGTAG
- a CDS encoding Lrp/AsnC family transcriptional regulator — MDRIDHGIIDQLRLNARAGYADIGAEVGLSASAVKRRIDRLIADGVIRGFTVQIDPKVEGMATEAYVELFCRGTVSPADLKRMLAGVPEVIEASTVTGKADAIVMMRARDVIAFEEALEKVRAAASVDHTTSAILLSKLISRQAG, encoded by the coding sequence ATGGACCGAATCGACCACGGCATCATCGATCAGCTGCGCCTCAACGCGCGCGCGGGCTACGCCGACATCGGCGCCGAGGTGGGGCTCTCGGCCTCGGCGGTGAAGCGGCGCATCGATCGACTCATCGCCGACGGCGTCATCCGAGGCTTCACGGTGCAGATCGACCCGAAGGTCGAGGGGATGGCGACCGAGGCCTACGTCGAGCTCTTCTGCCGCGGCACGGTCTCCCCCGCCGACCTCAAGCGCATGCTCGCGGGCGTGCCCGAGGTGATCGAGGCGAGCACCGTCACCGGCAAGGCCGACGCGATCGTGATGATGCGGGCGCGCGACGTGATCGCCTTCGAGGAGGCGCTCGAGAAGGTGCGCGCGGCAGCCTCGGTCGACCACACGACCTCGGCGATCCTGCTCTCGAAGCTCATCAGCCGGCAGGCGGGCTGA
- the ddaH gene encoding dimethylargininase — translation MADDAQRSPRTPKHKTVLMCRPEHFTVTSAINVWMDPSKPTSTARALEQWHALHDAYASLGYDVELIDPIAGLDDMVYAANGGFTLDGKAYGAKFTYAERQPEGPAYMAWFEANGFEVHRPRHVNEGEGDMLLSRGAILAGHGFRTSLESHDELRGIFDREVVSLRLVDPRFYHLDTAMAILDDEQIAYLPAAFDEAGRRELERRYPDAILVDEADASVLGLNSFGDGCTMVIAERATGFARQLAERGYETIGLDLSELLLGGGGIKCCTLELRR, via the coding sequence ATGGCCGACGACGCCCAGCGCAGCCCGCGCACGCCGAAGCACAAGACGGTGCTCATGTGCCGACCCGAGCACTTCACCGTCACGTCGGCGATCAACGTCTGGATGGACCCGTCGAAGCCGACGAGCACCGCGAGGGCGCTCGAGCAGTGGCATGCCCTGCACGACGCCTACGCGAGCCTCGGCTACGACGTCGAGCTCATCGACCCGATCGCGGGCCTCGACGACATGGTCTACGCCGCCAACGGCGGCTTCACGCTCGACGGCAAGGCGTACGGCGCCAAGTTCACCTACGCCGAGCGGCAGCCCGAGGGCCCCGCCTACATGGCGTGGTTCGAGGCGAACGGCTTCGAGGTGCACCGCCCCCGCCACGTCAACGAGGGCGAGGGCGACATGCTGCTCTCGCGCGGCGCGATCCTCGCGGGCCACGGCTTCCGCACGAGCCTCGAGTCGCACGACGAGCTGCGCGGCATCTTCGACCGCGAGGTCGTGAGCCTTCGCCTGGTCGACCCGCGCTTCTACCACCTCGACACCGCGATGGCGATCCTCGACGACGAGCAGATCGCCTACCTGCCGGCCGCCTTCGACGAGGCCGGCCGCCGCGAGCTCGAGCGCCGCTACCCCGACGCGATCCTCGTCGACGAGGCCGACGCATCCGTGCTGGGCCTCAACTCGTTCGGCGACGGCTGCACGATGGTGATCGCCGAGCGCGCGACCGGCTTCGCGCGCCAGCTCGCCGAGCGCGGCTACGAGACGATCGGGCTCGACCTGTCCGAGCTGCTACTGGGCGGCGGCGGCATCAAGTGCTGCACGCTCGAGCTGCGGCGATGA
- the rocD gene encoding ornithine--oxo-acid transaminase — protein MSDAMEATMTHDTTTDAVRGHAVTERTQAAIDQVEAHAAHNYHPLPVVVESAEGAWVTDIDGRRYLDCLAAYSSMNFGHGNPRLIAAAHAQLDRVTLTSRAFHSAALGPFVEALAALAGKDMVLPMNTGAEAVESGIKVARRWAYEVKGVPAGQAEIIVMEGNFHGRTTTIVSFSDDPDATTGYAPFTPGFVRVPFGDIAALEAAITPRTAAVLLEPIQGEAGINVPPAGYLRAARELTTRERVLFIADEIQSGLGRTGATFQCDNEGVVPDVYLLGKALGGGVVPVSAVVADRDVLGVLTPGSHGSTFGGNPLAAAVGLEVVRMLEEGTMQARARELGERLQAGLRELIGHGVTAVRGAGLWAGIDIDPAIGTARDVCMRLLERGVLAKDTHGQTVRLAPPIVIEEADLELLLREFREALTA, from the coding sequence ATGAGCGACGCGATGGAGGCGACGATGACCCACGACACGACGACGGATGCGGTGCGCGGCCACGCGGTCACCGAGCGCACGCAGGCGGCCATCGACCAGGTCGAGGCGCACGCCGCGCACAACTACCACCCGCTGCCGGTGGTGGTCGAGTCGGCCGAGGGCGCATGGGTGACCGACATCGACGGGCGCCGCTACCTCGACTGCCTCGCGGCCTACTCGTCGATGAACTTCGGCCACGGCAACCCGCGCCTGATCGCCGCGGCGCACGCGCAGCTCGACCGCGTGACGCTCACGAGCCGCGCCTTCCACTCCGCCGCGCTCGGCCCCTTCGTCGAGGCGCTCGCGGCGCTCGCCGGCAAGGACATGGTGCTGCCGATGAACACCGGCGCCGAGGCCGTCGAGTCGGGCATCAAGGTCGCGCGCCGCTGGGCCTACGAGGTGAAGGGCGTACCGGCCGGGCAGGCCGAGATCATCGTCATGGAGGGCAACTTCCACGGCCGAACCACCACGATCGTCTCGTTCTCGGACGACCCGGATGCGACCACGGGCTACGCGCCGTTCACGCCCGGCTTCGTGCGCGTGCCGTTCGGCGACATCGCGGCGCTCGAAGCGGCGATCACGCCCCGCACGGCGGCGGTGCTGCTCGAGCCCATCCAGGGCGAGGCGGGCATCAACGTGCCGCCGGCCGGCTACCTGCGGGCGGCGCGCGAGCTCACGACGCGCGAGCGCGTGCTCTTCATCGCCGACGAGATCCAGTCGGGCCTCGGGCGCACGGGCGCGACGTTCCAGTGCGACAACGAGGGCGTCGTGCCCGACGTCTACCTGCTGGGCAAGGCGCTCGGCGGCGGCGTCGTGCCCGTCTCGGCCGTCGTCGCCGACCGCGACGTGCTCGGCGTGCTCACGCCCGGTTCGCACGGCTCGACCTTCGGCGGCAACCCGCTCGCGGCGGCCGTCGGCCTCGAGGTCGTGCGGATGCTCGAGGAGGGCACGATGCAGGCTCGCGCCCGCGAGCTCGGCGAGCGCCTGCAGGCGGGCCTGCGCGAGCTCATCGGTCACGGCGTCACCGCGGTGCGCGGGGCGGGGCTGTGGGCCGGCATCGACATCGACCCGGCCATCGGCACCGCGCGCGACGTCTGCATGCGGCTGCTCGAGCGCGGCGTCCTCGCGAAGGACACGCACGGCCAGACGGTGCGCCTCGCGCCGCCGATCGTCATCGAGGAGGCCGACCTCGAGCTGCTGCTGCGGGAGTTCCGCGAGGCGCTGACCGCCTGA
- a CDS encoding VOC family protein, with amino-acid sequence MSLVVHFEIHASDPERSMAFYSQLLGWRFTPYGEDPSYWTIDTDPRAVHLGPTGAVVPGHGIQGGLQRREGPAPEAGAPVAGANLVVGVDDADAVHARGVELGGRSVSEPEDLPGIGRIAYLLDPDGNLFGVIADRLSDGTSAMPPVADASIDPMQVTPEP; translated from the coding sequence ATGAGCCTCGTGGTGCACTTCGAGATCCACGCGAGCGACCCCGAGCGCTCGATGGCGTTCTACTCGCAGCTGCTCGGGTGGCGGTTCACGCCCTACGGCGAGGATCCCTCCTACTGGACCATCGACACCGACCCGCGCGCCGTGCACCTCGGGCCGACCGGCGCGGTCGTGCCGGGGCACGGCATCCAGGGCGGGCTGCAGCGGCGCGAGGGACCGGCGCCCGAGGCCGGCGCACCGGTCGCGGGCGCCAACCTCGTGGTGGGCGTCGACGACGCGGATGCGGTGCACGCGCGGGGTGTCGAGCTCGGCGGCCGCTCGGTCTCGGAGCCCGAGGACCTGCCGGGCATCGGCCGCATCGCCTACCTGCTCGACCCCGACGGCAACCTGTTCGGCGTCATCGCCGACCGGCTCTCGGACGGCACGAGCGCGATGCCTCCGGTCGCCGACGCGTCGATCGACCCGATGCAGGTGACGCCGGAGCCGTAG
- a CDS encoding SRPBCC family protein, with the protein MRTHYRFGSTWIVPSSTEAVRALLEDVRGYGAWWPGVRVVEDVSSATRRAARLEVRAPIGYRIRITIIESLTADDELRVLMRGDLHGWCMWRMVPVRGGTRVAFAQEVEAQSRPLRLASPVFHHMLAAQHERIMQAAETGMRRALGEVPADPA; encoded by the coding sequence ATGCGCACCCACTACCGCTTCGGCTCCACCTGGATCGTGCCGTCGTCGACGGAGGCGGTCCGCGCGCTCCTCGAGGACGTCCGCGGCTACGGCGCGTGGTGGCCGGGCGTCCGCGTCGTCGAGGACGTCTCGAGCGCGACGCGCCGCGCCGCCCGGCTCGAGGTGCGCGCCCCGATCGGCTACCGCATCCGCATCACGATCATCGAGTCGCTCACCGCCGACGACGAGCTGCGCGTGCTCATGCGCGGCGACCTACACGGGTGGTGCATGTGGCGCATGGTGCCCGTGCGCGGCGGCACGCGCGTGGCCTTCGCGCAGGAGGTCGAGGCGCAGTCGCGGCCGCTCCGGCTCGCGAGCCCGGTCTTCCACCACATGCTCGCCGCGCAGCACGAGCGCATCATGCAGGCCGCCGAGACGGGCATGCGCCGCGCGCTGGGAGAAGTTCCGGCCGATCCGGCGTAG